In Carassius gibelio isolate Cgi1373 ecotype wild population from Czech Republic chromosome B19, carGib1.2-hapl.c, whole genome shotgun sequence, one DNA window encodes the following:
- the LOC127979454 gene encoding transmembrane protein 64-like, whose product MNLWSSGPVQGVLKALKHAAGRGHVQLGRWLQRTPDSLDCDKIDILICNVFDERGNGGRPEADPAGHTEPVASFAPEFRHPCCITTCCFKSALLACVLTAVCFSSVALVRQYLKDALLWVESLDSFVGALLFIVGLITVSFPCGWGYIVLNVAAGYLYGFVLGMGLVMVGVLIGTFIAHVVCKRLLTNWVLGKIGSSEQLSAVIRVVEGGSGLKIVALARLTPIPFGLQNAVFSITDVSLPNYLVASSVGLLPTQLLNSYLGTTLRTMEDVIAEQSVSGYFVFSLQIFISIGLMFYVVHRAQVELNAAIAACQLELETSCMNGGAANHSGSTYCSKRAAAGGGINVV is encoded by the exons ATGAATCTGTGGAGCTCGGGGCCAGTGCAGGGGGTGCTGAAAGCCCTGAAGCACGCAGCGGGGAGAGGACACGTCCAGCTCGGCCGCTGGCTGCAGCGGACCCCGGACTCACTGGACTGCGACAAGATCGACATCTTGATCTGTAACGTGTTTGACGAGCGAGGGAACGGAGGGAGACCGGAGGCGGACCCCGCGGGTCACACCGAGCCCGTCGCGTCCTTCGCTCCCGAGTTCAGACACCCGTGCTGCATCACCACCTGTTGCTTCAAGAGCGCCCTGCTGGCGTGCGTCCTGACAGCCGTGTGCTTCTCCTCGGTGGCTCTGGTCCGTCAGTACCTGAAGGACGCGCTGCTGTGGGTGGAGAGTTTGGACAGTTTCGTGGGAGCCCTGCTGTTCATAGTGGGCCTGATCACGGTGTCGTTCCCCTGCGGCTGGGGCTACATCGTGCTGAACGTGGCCGCGGGGTACCTGTACGGGTTTGTGTTGGGCATGGGGCTGGTGATGGTGGGGGTTTTGATCGGGACTTTCATCGCTCATGTGGTGTGTAAGCGACTGCTGACGAACTGGGTTCTGGGTAAGATCGGCAGCAGTGAACAGCTGAGTGCTGTTATTCGGGTCGTGGAGGGGGGAAGTGGACTCAAAATCGTGGCCTTAGCGAGACTCACGCCGATCCCTTTCGGCCTCCAGAACGCGGTCTTCTCG ATCACAGATGTGTCCTTGCCAAATTATTTAGTGGCTTCCTCAGTGGGACTTCTCCCAACACAACTCCTTAACTCGTATCTGGGCACCACCCTGCGCACAATGGAAGATGTGATTGCAGAACAGAGCGTCAGTGGATACTTTGTGTTCAGTCTACAG ATCTTCATCAGCATAGGCCTGATGTTTTATGTTGTACATCGAGCACAAGTGGAACTGAACGCCGCCATTGCAGCCTGCCAGTTGGAGCTGGAGACGTCTTGCATGAACGGCGGAGCGGCCAACCACAGCGGCTCGACCTACTGCAGCAAACGGGCTGCGGCGGGAGGGGGCATCAACGTGGTCTGA